The sequence below is a genomic window from Calditrichota bacterium.
CGCGATGGTAGGTGCGGTTTCGAACCGCCCCCTGTCGGGCGATTAGAAATCACCGCTACTCTTGCCAAGCCCACCTTCGTGGGCTGGTTTCGATTCTGATTCAGTCGGCGCAGGCCGACTTCGCGACGGTAGGTGCGGTTTCGAACCGCCCTCTAGAAACCGCCGTGCATCCGGAGCAGATTCCATGCGAGCGCCCTACACGCAACTCTATCTGCACCTGGTGTGGGCAACGTGGGATCGGTTGCCCCTGATCACCGATGAGGTCGAGCCTCACCTCTATGCTGCGATTGCCGACAAATGCCGGGAGCTGAAGTGCGTCACGCTGGCGATTGGTGGTGTTGCTGATCACGTGCATCTTCTGGTGCGGCTGCACACAACTGTCTCGGCGGCCAAGTTGGCGAAACGAGTGAAAGGCTCCTCCTCCCATCTGGTGACCCACGAGATTAGGCCGGGAGAATTCTTCAAGTGGCAGGGCGCTTACAGTGCCTTCACCTTGCGGAAGGGTGACGTCCCGACCGTGCAGGCGTACATTGAGCGCCAGAAAGAACACCATGCCGTCGGACACTTGCGGGACGACTGGGAACAGATCATGATTCCAGATGAGGGACAAGAAGTATCGGTTGATTAGTCGCCGCAGGCCGACTTCGTGAGGGTAGGTGCGGTTTCGAACCGCCGTTTGTCGGGCGATTAGAAATCACCGCCACCTTTCCCAAGCCCACCTTCGTGGGCTGGTTCCCGATTCTCAAGATCTGCGTCCGAAGCCTGCGCAAATCTGCGTCCCATTTTCCAACCGCCCTCTCTCTATCTGCGTGTATCAGCGTTCATCAGCGTCCCATTCTCTAGTTCAGTCGGCGCAGGCGGACTTCGCGATGGTGGGCGTGGTCCCCAACCGCACTGCATTTGCGTAGACTACTGCGGGCGCTTGTGTTATACTTCAGTGACCCTATGAGNNNNNNNNNNNNNNNNNNNNNNNNNNNN
It includes:
- the tnpA gene encoding IS200/IS605 family transposase, with translation MRAPYTQLYLHLVWATWDRLPLITDEVEPHLYAAIADKCRELKCVTLAIGGVADHVHLLVRLHTTVSAAKLAKRVKGSSSHLVTHEIRPGEFFKWQGAYSAFTLRKGDVPTVQAYIERQKEHHAVGHLRDDWEQIMIPDEGQEVSVD